A section of the Candidatus Woesearchaeota archaeon genome encodes:
- a CDS encoding TrmB family transcriptional regulator, producing the protein VSTAGELSDIANVPRSRSYDVLESLEKKGFAVTKLGKPIKYIAVPPEEVLERVKKNIKSESEKQVLRLEELKDTEILDELKTLHTQGIELIEPSDLSGSLKGRHNLYNHLEMSIKNAQKSVTIMSTSQGFIRKVEGLKPVFEKLKKKGVKIRIAAPMTKESMNALKDVGAVAEVRHTDRKARFCIVDSKELVFMVLNDSEVHPTYDVGIWVNTPFYANAMENLFDVAWKNMKPANQNIK; encoded by the coding sequence TGTGTCGACTGCTGGTGAGCTTTCTGATATCGCTAATGTTCCCAGGTCAAGGAGCTATGATGTTCTTGAATCCCTTGAGAAGAAAGGGTTTGCTGTGACCAAATTGGGCAAGCCTATCAAGTATATCGCTGTCCCGCCCGAAGAGGTCCTCGAGAGGGTCAAGAAGAACATCAAGAGTGAGTCAGAGAAGCAGGTGCTGAGGCTTGAGGAGCTCAAGGATACTGAGATTCTCGACGAGCTGAAGACTCTCCACACCCAGGGCATCGAGCTGATCGAGCCGTCTGATCTGAGCGGCTCCCTGAAAGGGAGGCATAATCTCTACAATCACCTTGAGATGAGTATCAAGAACGCACAGAAATCTGTGACTATCATGTCCACATCCCAGGGTTTCATCAGGAAGGTCGAGGGATTGAAGCCGGTTTTTGAGAAGCTGAAGAAGAAGGGTGTCAAGATAAGGATTGCAGCACCTATGACAAAGGAATCAATGAATGCTCTCAAGGATGTCGGTGCTGTTGCTGAGGTCAGGCATACTGACAGGAAAGCGAGGTTCTGTATTGTTGACAGCAAGGAGCTCGTCTTCATGGTCCTTAACGACTCAGAGGTTCACCCGACTTATGATGTCGGCATCTGGGTCAACACGCCTTTCTACGCGAATGCCATGGAGAACCTGTTTGATGTTGCCTGGAAGAACATGAAGCCTGCAAACCAGAACATCAAATGA